The Streptomyces sp. NBC_00691 genome has a segment encoding these proteins:
- a CDS encoding PP2C family protein-serine/threonine phosphatase yields MAAQGQADADPTYRILLIEDDAADALLVEELLHDTGLRFELTTRTTLADARTELAARSIDCILLDLHLPDISGTEAVAAVRSIAPHTAVIVLTGLSEKQAGAEAMTAGAQDYLVKGRVEAELLHRTLRYAVYRSETERAAAQAQKARLRAEENARLERRLLPPPILDTSAVTVTSRYLPGAEGALLGGDFLDVVEGDDGLLHAVVGDVSGHGPDAAAVGVCLRIAWRSLVLGGHQGPELLRLMERVLVAECGTDMLFATCTIITLDQEAATATLHLAGHHRPLLTTAEGTREIPATHGTALGLVPELGAWTATVVPLPRAGALTIYTDGLTEGHHGSGRDRLGVEGLLQLIHELPPNDPATHLDHLIKEARTLNAARHTDDVAVLRLDWNIDAWSARHDVAHPRLPRTTDQASRVGPPADEPTLG; encoded by the coding sequence ATGGCCGCCCAGGGGCAGGCCGACGCCGATCCCACGTACCGCATCCTTCTCATCGAGGACGACGCGGCCGATGCCCTGCTCGTCGAGGAGCTCCTCCACGACACCGGGCTCCGGTTCGAGCTGACCACGCGGACGACCCTCGCCGACGCGCGTACCGAACTCGCCGCCCGGTCGATCGACTGCATCCTCCTCGACCTGCACCTGCCCGACATCTCGGGGACCGAGGCAGTCGCCGCCGTCCGTTCCATCGCCCCGCACACCGCCGTGATCGTCCTCACAGGCCTGTCCGAGAAACAGGCCGGCGCCGAGGCCATGACGGCCGGAGCCCAGGACTACCTCGTCAAGGGCCGGGTCGAGGCCGAGCTGCTCCACCGGACCCTGCGCTACGCCGTCTACCGCAGCGAGACCGAGCGCGCCGCCGCCCAGGCCCAGAAGGCCCGGCTGCGTGCCGAGGAGAACGCCCGCCTGGAACGGCGACTGCTGCCCCCACCCATCCTCGACACCTCCGCCGTCACCGTCACGAGCCGCTATCTGCCCGGCGCGGAGGGTGCCCTGCTGGGCGGGGACTTCCTCGACGTCGTCGAGGGAGACGACGGCCTGCTGCACGCCGTCGTCGGTGACGTGAGCGGACACGGCCCGGACGCCGCGGCCGTCGGCGTGTGCCTGCGCATCGCCTGGCGCTCCCTCGTCCTGGGAGGGCACCAGGGCCCGGAACTCCTGCGGCTGATGGAGCGCGTGCTGGTCGCCGAGTGCGGCACCGACATGCTCTTCGCCACCTGCACGATCATCACCCTCGACCAGGAGGCGGCGACCGCCACCCTCCACCTCGCCGGCCACCACCGCCCGCTCCTCACCACGGCCGAAGGAACCCGGGAGATACCGGCGACACACGGCACGGCCCTGGGCCTCGTCCCCGAGCTCGGGGCCTGGACCGCCACGGTCGTCCCGCTCCCGCGTGCCGGAGCGCTGACGATCTACACCGACGGCCTCACCGAAGGGCACCACGGCTCCGGCCGTGACCGGCTCGGTGTGGAGGGCCTCCTGCAACTCATCCACGAGCTGCCTCCCAACGACCCGGCGACTCATCTCGACCACCTGATCAAGGAGGCCCGCACCCTCAACGCGGCCCGGCACACGGACGACGTCGCCGTGCTCAGGCTCGACTGGAACATCGACGCCTGGAGCGCCCGGCACGACGTCGCTCACCCCCGGCTGCCACGTACGACCGATCAGGCGTCCAGGGTCGGCCCGCCCGCGGACGAACCGACACTCGGGTAG
- a CDS encoding sensor histidine kinase → MSGSAGPRAGRFTTWTTRRWLRVGVSASLTVLTILGLAGAWVLGRTASLSDDLVNVKSPALSTAFRLESAVLNQETGIRGYGLTGASETLDPYRQGLADQATHTARLQELLRGDPGGLRDLQAVQEAVERWQERIARPIAAAPVGSPAPLAASRAAEGKETFDALRGALAGQQERLRTDRTRAAADLADTMALRNWVFTAIAAVIAALAVLVFEALRRGITSPLEQLGRDARIIAGGDFEHPITPTGPADLRRLSSEIDFMRRQLVRELAYTEEARRRLDAQSADLHRSNAELEQFAYVASHDLQEPLRKVSSFTQLLQRRYGGQLDDRADQYIDYAVDGANRMQVLINDLLDFSRVGRVHRELESVDLDVVHERTLSSLSVSIEETGASITHDPLPSLTADSTQLGMLWQNLLGNAIKFHRPETAPRIHVSAERDGELWRFAVTDNGIGIAPEYAEKVFVIFQRLHTKDAYKGSGIGLALCKKIVEFHGGTIAVDPDHHDGARITFTLASAPPAPEGLSAMPAATRADEEQES, encoded by the coding sequence ATGAGCGGTAGCGCCGGACCGCGCGCGGGCAGGTTCACCACCTGGACCACGCGCCGCTGGCTGCGGGTGGGTGTGTCCGCTTCGCTGACGGTCCTGACGATCCTCGGGCTCGCAGGGGCCTGGGTGCTGGGACGGACCGCCTCGCTCAGCGACGACCTGGTGAACGTCAAATCGCCGGCCCTCAGCACCGCCTTCCGACTGGAGTCGGCGGTGCTCAACCAGGAGACAGGCATCCGCGGCTACGGACTCACGGGAGCCTCCGAGACCCTCGACCCCTACCGTCAGGGGCTGGCCGACCAGGCCACGCACACCGCGCGACTCCAGGAGCTGCTCCGCGGCGATCCGGGCGGTCTGAGGGATCTCCAGGCCGTGCAGGAGGCGGTGGAGAGGTGGCAGGAGCGGATCGCCCGCCCCATCGCCGCCGCCCCGGTCGGCTCGCCCGCTCCGCTGGCCGCCAGCCGGGCCGCGGAGGGCAAGGAGACGTTCGACGCGCTCCGCGGCGCCCTCGCCGGCCAGCAGGAGAGGCTGCGGACGGACCGGACGCGGGCCGCCGCGGACCTGGCTGACACGATGGCGTTGAGGAACTGGGTGTTCACCGCGATCGCGGCCGTCATCGCCGCCCTCGCGGTCCTGGTCTTCGAGGCCCTGCGCCGGGGCATCACGTCACCCCTGGAGCAGCTCGGCAGGGACGCCCGGATCATCGCCGGCGGCGACTTCGAGCACCCCATCACACCCACCGGTCCGGCGGACCTGCGCCGGCTGAGCTCGGAGATCGACTTCATGCGCCGCCAGCTCGTACGGGAGCTGGCGTACACCGAAGAGGCACGACGGCGTCTCGACGCGCAGTCGGCCGACCTGCACCGCTCCAACGCCGAGCTGGAGCAGTTCGCCTACGTCGCTTCGCACGACCTGCAGGAGCCGCTGCGGAAGGTGTCCAGCTTCACTCAGCTCCTGCAGCGGCGTTACGGCGGCCAGCTCGACGACCGGGCCGACCAGTACATCGACTACGCGGTCGACGGCGCCAACCGCATGCAGGTCCTCATCAACGACCTCCTGGACTTCTCCCGGGTGGGACGCGTCCATCGTGAGCTGGAGAGCGTCGACCTCGACGTCGTCCACGAGCGGACGCTGTCCTCGCTGAGTGTGAGCATCGAGGAGACCGGCGCGTCCATCACCCACGACCCGCTGCCGTCACTGACAGCCGACAGCACCCAACTGGGCATGCTCTGGCAGAACCTGCTCGGCAACGCCATCAAGTTCCACCGCCCCGAAACGGCACCGCGCATCCACGTCTCCGCCGAGCGGGACGGAGAGCTGTGGAGGTTCGCCGTCACCGACAACGGCATCGGCATCGCCCCTGAGTACGCCGAGAAGGTCTTCGTGATCTTCCAGCGGCTCCACACCAAGGACGCCTACAAGGGCAGCGGCATCGGACTCGCGTTGTGCAAGAAGATCGTCGAGTTCCATGGCGGCACGATCGCGGTGGACCCCGATCACCATGACGGAGCCCGCATCACGTTCACCCTGGCGAGCGCCCCGCCGGCGCCGGAAGGGCTCTCCGCCATGCCGGCAGCGACGCGCGCAGACGAGGAGCAGGAGTCGTGA
- a CDS encoding IS701 family transposase — protein sequence MITEYAAAQWDVELDDLFLTIGHRFGRVELRRRMRDYVRGLLAPVARKNSWQLAEQAGHRTPDGLQHLLAGSKWEPDDIRDDLQEYVADKLGEADGVLIIDDTGFIKKGTTSAGVQRQYSGTAGRTENCQIGVFAAYATTRGRALVDRELYLPKSWTEDRERCRIARVPDEREFATKGELARHLVLRALASPLPIAWVTADSAYGQDNRFRRLLEQSGVGYVLAVPKSQFSVGCSRIEVLFAQAPDEAWEKTSCGDGAKGPRVYHWAAVRLPAVAEFDYQGEVPHRMRWALARRSVSKPDEIAYYLAYAPLQVTVQELVRVAGTRWAIEECFQAAKNECGLDQYEVRRYVGWYRHITLAMLAHAFLTATACQPREKGAGQMGQPRPSNSQWRRFGDSWQLVVPGPRT from the coding sequence GTGATCACCGAGTATGCCGCCGCGCAGTGGGACGTCGAACTGGACGATCTCTTCCTGACCATCGGGCACCGCTTCGGCCGAGTCGAGCTCCGCCGCCGGATGCGTGACTATGTGCGCGGGCTGCTCGCCCCGGTGGCCCGCAAGAACAGCTGGCAGCTGGCGGAACAGGCCGGCCACCGCACGCCCGACGGCCTGCAGCACCTCCTCGCCGGATCGAAGTGGGAGCCCGACGACATCCGCGACGACCTGCAGGAATACGTTGCCGACAAGCTCGGCGAGGCCGACGGCGTCCTGATCATTGACGACACCGGGTTCATCAAGAAGGGCACCACCTCCGCCGGGGTCCAGCGCCAGTACTCCGGCACCGCCGGCCGGACCGAGAACTGCCAGATCGGCGTCTTCGCCGCCTACGCCACCACCCGCGGCAGGGCCCTGGTCGACCGCGAGCTCTACCTCCCGAAGTCCTGGACCGAGGACCGGGAACGCTGCCGCATCGCAAGGGTCCCCGACGAGCGGGAGTTCGCCACCAAGGGTGAACTGGCCCGGCACCTGGTGCTGCGGGCCCTCGCCTCGCCGCTGCCCATCGCCTGGGTCACCGCGGATTCCGCCTACGGTCAGGACAACCGATTCCGCCGGCTGCTGGAACAGTCGGGTGTCGGCTACGTGCTGGCCGTCCCCAAGTCCCAGTTTAGTGTGGGCTGTTCACGGATCGAGGTTCTGTTCGCGCAGGCTCCGGACGAAGCGTGGGAGAAGACCTCGTGCGGCGACGGCGCGAAGGGACCCCGCGTCTACCACTGGGCAGCGGTGCGGCTGCCGGCCGTCGCGGAGTTCGACTATCAGGGCGAGGTCCCTCACCGGATGCGCTGGGCACTGGCCCGGCGCAGCGTCAGCAAGCCCGACGAGATCGCCTACTACCTCGCCTACGCACCCCTTCAGGTCACCGTCCAGGAACTGGTGCGGGTCGCCGGGACCCGCTGGGCGATCGAGGAGTGCTTCCAGGCCGCGAAGAACGAATGCGGCCTGGACCAGTACGAAGTCCGCCGCTACGTGGGCTGGTATCGGCACATCACTCTGGCCATGCTCGCCCACGCCTTCCTGACCGCCACGGCATGCCAGCCCCGGGAAAAAGGGGCGGGACAGATGGGACAGCCGAGGCCATCGAACTCACAGTGGCGGAGGTTCGGCGACTCCTGGCAGCTTGTCGTGCCCGGCCCCCGCACCTGA
- a CDS encoding response regulator — translation MPGRNFVLRTTPDETAAVATSAVAHLARRLALQLFEEVPSAPEGAPTGNREAAQALTVLHLLEQFQQAAEQLQRGAALSAARAGAGYPQIGAACGMTRQGARRRWPGLFDPSDDAPMEHPMMTTPVQPFDVLLVEDDMADAMLIEEALSERGARNLVQVTDGVAALEHLRTPGTPRPDLIVLDLNMPRMNGRDLLKVLKSDPAFQTIPVVVLTTSSAPDDVSGAYNSHANAYVTKPVNLDEFEAAVQSIDAFYLDTATRPPRG, via the coding sequence ATGCCTGGCAGGAACTTCGTTCTGCGCACCACACCCGACGAGACGGCAGCCGTCGCGACGTCGGCGGTCGCTCACCTTGCGCGACGTCTTGCCCTCCAGCTCTTCGAAGAAGTCCCGTCCGCGCCGGAGGGAGCTCCGACCGGAAACCGCGAGGCGGCACAGGCCCTGACGGTCCTGCACCTGCTGGAACAGTTCCAGCAGGCCGCCGAGCAGCTCCAGCGCGGAGCCGCCCTGTCCGCAGCGCGTGCGGGTGCCGGTTACCCGCAGATCGGCGCTGCATGCGGGATGACACGCCAAGGTGCCCGACGCCGCTGGCCGGGACTCTTCGACCCATCCGACGACGCACCCATGGAGCACCCGATGATGACCACGCCTGTCCAGCCCTTCGACGTCCTGCTCGTCGAGGACGACATGGCCGACGCCATGCTCATCGAGGAGGCCCTGTCCGAGCGGGGTGCGCGGAACCTGGTGCAGGTCACCGATGGCGTGGCCGCGCTCGAACACCTCCGCACGCCCGGGACCCCCCGCCCGGACCTGATCGTCCTCGACCTGAACATGCCCCGGATGAACGGAAGGGACCTGCTGAAGGTCCTCAAGTCCGATCCCGCGTTCCAGACCATCCCGGTCGTCGTGCTCACCACGTCCTCCGCGCCCGACGACGTGAGCGGCGCCTACAACAGCCACGCCAACGCCTACGTGACCAAGCCCGTCAATCTGGACGAGTTCGAGGCCGCCGTCCAGAGCATCGACGCCTTCTACCTGGACACCGCCACCCGGCCGCCCCGCGGCTGA